The following DNA comes from Cheilinus undulatus linkage group 4, ASM1832078v1, whole genome shotgun sequence.
TAAACCAGAATAAACTCAGTCTCTACTCCAGGTTTAAACCAGAATAAACTCAGTCTCTACTCCAGGTTTAAACCAGAATAAACTCAGTCTCTTCTTCAGGTTTAAACCAGAATAAACTCAGTCTCTACTCCAGGTTTAAACCAGAATAAACTCAGTCTCTTCTCTGGGTTTAAACCAGAATAAACTCAGTCTCTTCTCTGGGTTTAAACCAGAATAAACTCAGTCTCTTCTCCAGGTTTAAACCAGAATAAACTCAGTCTCTACTCCAGGTTTAAACCAGAATAAACTCAGTCTGTTCTCCGGGTTTATGGAACTGATATAGTAAGACATACAGCCCGTTTTACTGTCATTAAGCGTGAGGCAGGATTCTGAGAGCCAATCAGAAATCTTGGTTATAGCTTATTTTTGTAGCCACTTCCTGCCATTCTTTTCAATGTGCATAAATGATGGTGTCATCTGCACATTTGAGTTTCAACTTCTGGGCAGACGAGTGGTCACTCATTAACATATAGGCTAAATAAGAGAGGTCCTAAGACCGATCCTTGTGGGACACCAACACCACAGTTAATAAATGATGATGTCCCATTTCCAGCACGTGTACACTGTCTCCTCGTTGTTAGATAGGACTCCATTTAATGGCATTTTCAGAGAAGTTAAGATTTGACAACCTTGAGAGCAGAACATTGTAATTGACCGTATCAAAAGCTTTTCTCAAGTCCAAAAGTACCGCCCCCACTGCATTCCCGCTATCaagttttaaattaattttttcagCAGCCATTTcagttgaactttttttttttctggaaccAAACTGCATGGGATGAAGTGATGTTTCAGCTGAGTTTAGAAAGTCAGTTAGTTGTTCAGCGGCTGCTTTGTTAAGCAATTTTGGATACTAATGATTGGTCTGTAGTTATTTATAACAGCTGGATCTCCTGTCTTAAAGATGGGGACAACAGCTGCAGACTTCCATGCATTTGGAGATAGTGACCAGGTGTGTTATAGGAGTGCTGAACagggcttttttaaaataagttgAGTCCCAGTGACACACATCTTTAGCTCTTGAGGTCTTCGGGGATCTTGacacttttctatttttttcctcttggaCTTCCCTGATATTAAAAATCATTGTTTCTGGGATGGAGTTGATATTTTTGTAATTCTTGTGCCGAATGTAGATGCCAGATTCTGCACCGAATCACTGGTTAAAACTTCTATCCTATTCCCTGattctgtttttcagtctttgttcatttattgatattattCCATATAGTTTTTCTATTTCCTCTTTAATGATATCCATAAAGAAACTGGCCTTCGCCTTTCTCATTTGTAATTCATCTTTTTCCCTCCCTTCAGGTCTACTTCAAGGCCAAGTTCAAGTACTCACCTGCCCTGCTCAGGTACAGGTAAGTCCATCCAGCATCCTCATACAAGGTCCCTGATTCCTCATAAAACTGGGCGTATGACTGAAGTCTAGATATTTCTGTAGAGATCAGCAGTGTGGATGCTTCTTAAAGATCTAGTCTAAACCAGGTTTCTCCTGGTCCCCCTCTCTGCAGACTCCCTCTGTATCTGGTCTTCCTGGTCGTCAGTCTCCTCTTCCTCGTGGTTAATCTGGTCTGCGCCCTGCTGGTCAAAATGACCGTTGCTGACGTGAAAACCATCGTCCTGGTGAGGGTCACCATCAACGACAGTCTGTTTGTCCTCTGCGCCGTCTCGCTGTCCGTCTGCCTCTACAAGGTGGCCAAGATGTCTCTGGCCAACATCTACCTGGAGTCCAAGGTAGGGGACGGGGTTTTCCCGAGGAGCTAAAGCCTTTCTGAGATTAACAGTGACCGTTTAGCCTCATAGTCCAGGTTTTAACAGACTAACTGTAACACCCTACCTTTGTCTCTAGGGGACGTCGGTCTGCCAGGTGACCCTGATCGGCATCACGGTGGTGTTGCTGTACTCGTCCCGAGCGTGTTATAACCTCGTGGTGCTCGCCCTCACCGACATCGAGACCATCAACTCGTTCGACTACGACTGGTACAACGTCTCAGACCAGGTGACGTGGTTTACCTTAGGGCCAGCTCATAGGAGGGCGTGGCCGTTGCCTGACCTTTGATTTGACCTCTTCCTCCAGGCGGACTTGCGGTCGTCGCTGGGAGACGCCGGTTACATCGTGTTTGGGGTGATTCTGTTCGTCTGGGAGCTCCTGCCCACCTCGCTGGTCGTCTTCTTCTTCAGGGTCAGACGGCCGCCACAGGAAAGGGTGAGTCACGTCACGCCAGTCCAGGCTTCGCCCTGCCGTCTTCAGTCGTTCCTGATAAGTCTTCTCTCTCCACAGAGCACCGTCGGGATACCGAACCACGTCCTCTCCTCCAGAGGTTATTTCTTTGACAACCCTCGCCGGTACGACAGCGACGACGACCTGGCGTGGAGCATCCCTCCCCAGAATGCCTCAGCAAGGTACCAGGAAAACACGCCAGTTTTTACTAAAACCCCAAGGTAGCGATGTCTCTAAACCTGTACCGTCTCTCTGCAGTCTCTCGTCTGATTGCTACGACTGGGGCAGCCGCCACAGCAGCTTCACCGTTCACACCAACGGGGACGAGCAGCGCCTCACCACCACCGCCACCGCCGGGGAGCTCCACCCTTACCCATaatccccctctctttcttcactGTACAGCACCACTCAGCACTTTGACCACTTCTTATTTATGGTGTTTTTCTCAGCCATGATGTTAGTAGAGAAAACAGAAGAACGTCCAGCAGAGCTCCTGCACACGGCCGAGAACGTTCTGGTTTTATAAAGACCACTAAAGTAATCACCGATCATCAATGATAGGACCAGGTCTGCAGACTAATCTCCTTCCTCCCTTTGATCACTCTAACCCCTTACCCTTTGGCCTCCCTCACAAACTTCCCTTAGTCCAGAATTCTGCCGCCTGTATCATCTCCAGAACCCGGTCCAGTACTCCCATCAGTCCTGTTCTCCAGCAGCTCCACTGGCTCCTGGTCTACTACTTCATTAAGACTGTGCTCCCAagtctccccttaaccctcagtctaacCCTCAGTCTAACCCTCAGTCTAACCCTCAGTCTTACCCTCAGTCTAACCCTCAGTCTAACCCTCAGTCTTACCCTCAGTCTCAACCCTCAGTCTAACCCTCAGTCTAACCCTCCGTCTTACCCTCAGTCTAACCCTCAGTCTAACCCTCAGTCTTACCCTCAGTCTCAACCCTCAGTCTAACCCTCAGTCTAACCCTCAGTCTAACCCTCAGTCTTACCCTCAGTCTTACCCTCAGTCTAACCCTCAGTCTAACCCTCAGTCTGACCCTCAGTCTAACCCTCAGTCTGACCCTCAGTCTAACCCTCAGTCTAACCCTCAGTCTAACCCTCAGTCTTACCCTCAGTCTCAACCCTCAGTCTAACCCTCAGTCTAACCCTCAGTCTAACCCTCAGTCTTACCCTCAGTCTCAACCCTCAGTCTAACCCTCAGTCTAACCCTCAGTCTAACCCTCAGTCTTACCCTCAGTCTCAACCCTCAGTCTAACCCTCAGTCTAACCCTCAGTCTTACCCTCAGTCTAACCCTCAGTCTAACCCTCAGTCTTACCCTCAGTCTCAACCCTCAGTCTAACCCTCAGTCTAACCCTCAGTCTAACCCTCAGTCTTACCCTCAGTCTTACCCTCAGTCTCAACCCTCAGTCTAACCCTCAGTCTAACCCTCAGTCTTACCCTCAGTCTCAACCCTCAGTCTAACCCTCAGTCTAACCCTCAGTCTAACCCTCAGTCTAACCCTCAGTCTTACCCTCAGTCTCAACCCTCAGTCTAACCCTCAGTCTAACCCTCAGTCTAACCCTCAGTCTTACCCTCAGTCTTACCCTCAGTCTCAACCCTCAGTCTGACCCTCAGTCTCAACCCTCAGTCTAACCCTCAGTCTAACCCTCAGTCTAACCCTCAGTCTAACCCTCAGTCTTACCCTCAgtctcaaccctcagtcttaccCTCAGTCTTACCCTCAGTCTTACCCTCAGTCTTACCCTCAGTCTGACCCTCAGTCTGACCCTCAGTCTGACCCTCAGTCTAACCCTCAGTCTAACTCTCAGTCTAACCCTCAGTCTTACCCTCAGTCTAACCCTCAGTCTAACCCTCAGTCTAACCCTCAGTCTAACCCTCAGTCTAACCCTCAGTCTAACCCTCAGTCTAACCCTCAGTCTAACCCTCAGTCTAACCCTCAGTCTTACCCTCAGTCTAACCCTCAGTCTAACCCTCAGTCTTACCCTCAGTCTAACCCTCAGTCTTACCCTCAGTCTTACCCTCAGTCTAACCCTCAGTCTTACCCTCAGTCTAACCCTCAGTCTTACCCTCAGTCTAACCCTCAGTCTTACCCTCAGTCTAACCCTC
Coding sequences within:
- the LOC121508349 gene encoding circumsporozoite protein, which translates into the protein MIGPGLQTNLLPPFDHSNPLPFGLPHKLPLVQNSAACIISRTRSSTPISPVLQQLHWLLVYYFIKTSNPQSNPQSNPQSYPQSYPQSNPQSNPQSDPQSNPQSDPQSNPQSNPQSNPQSYPHLTLSLTLSLTLSLTLSLTLSLNPQSYPQSYPQSYPQSYPQSDPQSDPQSDPQSNPQSNSQSNPQSYPQSNPQSNPQSNPQSNPQSNPQSNPQSNPQSNPQSNPQSYPQSNPQSNPQSYPQSNPQSYPQSYPQSNPQSYPQSNPQSYPQSNPQSYPQSNPQSNPQSNPQSNPQSNPQSNPQSNPQSNPQSYPQSYPQSNPQSNPQSQPSV
- the gpr137bb gene encoding G protein-coupled receptor 137Ba isoform X1, giving the protein MNGEAMEGSPAQQQQQQHAGNGSHLPPPPTITPAIPPYVKLGLTIAYTIFYSLLFAFVYAQLWLVLRYRHKRFSYQTAFLFLCLLWAALRALLFSFYFRDCVTANALGPFAFWLLYCFPVCLQFFTLSLMNLYCAQVYFKAKFKYSPALLRYRLPLYLVFLVVSLLFLVVNLVCALLVKMTVADVKTIVLVRVTINDSLFVLCAVSLSVCLYKVAKMSLANIYLESKGTSVCQVTLIGITVVLLYSSRACYNLVVLALTDIETINSFDYDWYNVSDQADLRSSLGDAGYIVFGVILFVWELLPTSLVVFFFRVRRPPQERVSHVTPVQASPCRLQSFLISLLSPQSTVGIPNHVLSSRGYFFDNPRRYDSDDDLAWSIPPQNASASLSSDCYDWGSRHSSFTVHTNGDEQRLTTTATAGELHPYP
- the gpr137bb gene encoding G protein-coupled receptor 137Ba isoform X2, whose product is MNGEAMEGSPAQQQQQQHAGNGSHLPPPPTITPAIPPYVKLGLTIAYTIFYSLLFAFVYAQLWLVLRYRHKRFSYQTAFLFLCLLWAALRALLFSFYFRDCVTANALGPFAFWLLYCFPVCLQFFTLSLMNLYCAQVYFKAKFKYSPALLRYRLPLYLVFLVVSLLFLVVNLVCALLVKMTVADVKTIVLVRVTINDSLFVLCAVSLSVCLYKVAKMSLANIYLESKGTSVCQVTLIGITVVLLYSSRACYNLVVLALTDIETINSFDYDWYNVSDQADLRSSLGDAGYIVFGVILFVWELLPTSLVVFFFRVRRPPQERSTVGIPNHVLSSRGYFFDNPRRYDSDDDLAWSIPPQNASASLSSDCYDWGSRHSSFTVHTNGDEQRLTTTATAGELHPYP